One Pochonia chlamydosporia 170 chromosome 5, whole genome shotgun sequence DNA segment encodes these proteins:
- a CDS encoding NlpC/P60-like cell-wall peptidase (similar to Metarhizium robertsii ARSEF 23 XP_007826030.1): MQFTLKLLAFSLAAASAAHAYPITEDNVKCRDGPSTSHAIVRAYPLGTDVTLLCQTPGEVIFGNSLWDKTTDGCFVTDYYVKTGSTGMVTGPCVMPGGAINDKISRADIMARAQFWVDKHVPYSMDASYPDPQGTNYRTDCSGFVSMALHTTPQGYSTVSLPDVAKSISWSELQAGDFVGTLGPGTGGAAGHVTIFHSWVDKCKKAYKTLECKGDAGCVAFQRPVGWGVGNFTAQPYRYTNLA, encoded by the coding sequence ATGCAGTTTACACTTAAACTATTAGCCTTTTCCCTCGCGGCAGCTTCCGCAGCACACGCCTACCCCATCACCGAAGACAACGTCAAATGTCGCGACGGCCCATcaaccagccatgccatcgTGCGCGCATACCCCCTCGGCACTGACGTGACGCTGCTGTGCCAAACACCCGGAGAAGTCATCTTCGGCAATTCCCTCTGGGACAAAACCACAGACGGGTGCTTCGTCACAGACTACTACGTCAAGACTGGCTCAACCGGCATGGTCACCGGGCCCTGCGTCATGCCCGGCGGCgccatcaacgacaagatCAGTCGTGCCGACATCATGGCCCGCGCCCAGTTCTGGGTCGACAAGCATGTTCCCTATTCCATGGACGCCAGTTACCCTGATCCGCAGGGCACAAATTACAGGACCGACTGCTCTGGTTTCGTGTCCATGGCTCTGCACACGACGCCCCAGGGGTATAGTACCGTGAGTCTGCCCGATGTCGCAAAGTCTATTTCCTGGTCGGAGCTGCAGGCTGGTGATTTTGTTGGAACTCTGGGGCCTGGTACGGGTGGTGCGGCTGGTCATGTTACTATTTTTCATTCTTGGGTGGATAAGTGCAAGAAGGCGTATAAGACGCTCGAGTGTAAAGGGGATGCTGGGTGTGTTGCTTTCCAGAGACCTGTTGGATGGGGAGTGGGCAACTTTACGGCTCAGCCGTATAGATATACCAATTTGGCGTAG